The region TCTTGGTCTTAGGTTCCGTAGGTTTTTCGGGTTCCGCCATATGTTACGATTCTCTTCTGCCCCACATAGTACCGGTCGAGAGGATGGACGAGATATCAACCAAGGGATACGCTATGGGATACCTGGGTGGAGGGACCCTGCTGGCCCTTAATCTGGGGACCATGAGCCTATTTCCAGGAGGATTGGGGGCGAGGCTTTCCTTTATGTCCGTAGGACTATGGTGGATCGCTTTCGCCGTTCCCCTTATGATAGCGGTTCCGGAACCGCAAAGGGAGTTCCCCGCCGGCTCGGACAGAATGGGAACCCTTGCCTCCCTTGCCAAGACATTTCGGGAAATCAGAGAGTACAGGGACGCCTTTGTTTTTCTGCTGGCCTTCTGGTTATACAACGACGGAATAGGGACGGTAATAAGGATGTCAGCCATATTCGGAGCCCAGGTAGGCCTCGATCGAAAATCCATGGTCATGGCACTGTTGGCCACCCAGTTCATAGGTATCCCCTTCTCACTGCTATTCGGAAAGATCGCAAAAAAAATAGGCAGCAAGAAAAGCCTCTACGGAGCTTTATCGTGGTATCTGTTGATAGCCATAGGAGCCTACTGGATGAGGACATCCCTGCATTTCTGGATGCTAGCCATATCTGTGGGAATGGTACAGGGCGGAGCCCAAGCGATAAGCAGAAGCATATATGCGTCGATGCTCCCACCGGAAAGAAGCGCCGAGTTCTTCGGTTTCTACGATATCTCGAGCAAGTTCGCCGGCATAGCCGGTCCGGCAGCTTTCGGAATCATAACCCAGCTGACCGGATCCCCGAGACTGGCGGTTTTAGCCGTCGGTAGCACCTTTATAATCGGACTTTTCCTTCTATCCTTCGTCGACGTGGACAGAGGCAGACAAAAGGGTATAATGAGACGGCCTCGTTAGGATTAATCCTGAACTCTACGCTCGACTATCATCTTCACCAACAAAGATTCAGTCCAACTTCGGCCGGGATGACTTAGGACGTCCACGACGAAAACTACCGTTAAAGCCAGAAATATAACGAGAAACAACATTACAATTTGGCGTCCCCAATGGGTACTCTTCCACACTCTTATCAGGTGTTTTTTCATAAAGACATCTCCTTGGAAAAGTTCAAAACGACATCCCGAAATACCGGAGAGGAGGACTTTCACATGACGTCGGACAAAAAAAGCATCTTCAAAAAGGTCCTGATAGTTGACGATGCCGCCTTCATAAGAGCTATGCTGAAAAAACTGATAGAAGACAACGGTTTTCTCGTAGCAGGAGAGGCGGAAAACGGCGAAGAGGCAATGAAACTTTACAAAAGCGTACAGCCGGAACTCGTCATAATGGACATAACCATGCCTCTCATGGACGGCTTGGAAGCCACTAAAAGGATACGCCAAATCGACCCGGACGCAAAGATAGTGATCATCAGCGCCAGAGGTGAAAAGCCCATGGTGGTGAAGGCCATAGAGGCCGGCGCTCAGGACTTTATCGTAAAGCCCTTCGAGGTCCCAAGGGTGCTGAAGACCCTTAACAAGTTTCGCTAACTCCTAAAGCTATAGTCCGATATCAGATCCTTCAGGCTCATACAACGAAAACCGTCTATAGTTTCCAATATACGATAAAAAAGTGACGCACTATACCTACAATCCTCTAAAGCCCTATGATGCCCTCCTCCGGAAAACCCAAAGTGGCGGGCCAGGGCAACTAGACTGTATCCTCCTATGCCGGGGAAGGCCTTCCGTGCCAACTCGCAGGTGTCAAAAACCGGTATGATATCCCACGATCCCTTTATCTCTCTCATCTTGACGTCCAAAAACCCCAGGTCGAAAGACGGATTATGAAACACCATCGGCTCTTCGTCCTTCAGAAAGCTCGCCAAGGCTGCGGAAGCCTCCGAAAGCCCCGGAGCTCCCTCGACCATCTCGTCGGTTATCCCGTGTATCGCCACCGCCTCGGAAGGTATAGGCCTGCCGGAATACACAAAGGTCTGGAAAGACTCTATCTCCGAGCCAGGGGTAAACCTGAGCGCCCCTATCTCCACTATCCTGTCCCATCTACTGGAAAGCCCCGTGGTCTCCACGTCTATCGCGACGAAACCGGAATCCCAAAGACTTTTATCCAACGATACCACCTACCTTTGGCTTTGCCTCCTCGAAAAGGACCTTCAACTCCATGTCGTCTCTTATACCAAACCTGGTCAAGGCAAAATCGTACTTCACAGGATCTCCCGGGTCAATGAGTCCGAAGGCCTCGGTGACCTCGACGGCGGTCCTGAAATCACCGTTCTTTCTAGATGTAAAACCTAAAACGCGAGATATTTTATGCATATGGGTATCGAGAGGAACTACCAGGTCCGATGGAGAAAGAGAGGACCAACCTCCTGGGTCGACCTCATCTCTACGGACCATCCAACGAAAATACAGCATCAGCCTCTTACAGGCGCTCCCTCTCCCCGGAAAGGGAAGAAGAGAGTTCTTTTTCTCCTTCCCCACGAGCCATTCCGCAAATCTACCGTACCCCTGAAAAACAGAATCCGTCTCTTTCAACGCCCGCTCCATCGTTCGATCCAGAGAACCGTAAAGATCGATCGCTCTCTTCACTCCACAGAGAAGGTCTACCATATCGTCGCTTCCAGAAAAGCGATGGCGAAAACCGGAAAAGCACCTCATCCATACTGATCGATCACCGGCAACCACGAAATCAAAAGGAGAGCTACCCATGACAGCGAGAACGCTAGAAACGCTCTTAAGTATCTGGGCGACCCGACCGTAAGCCAGAGAGGAGGCTATCAAGCCGACTATCTCGCGATCCTCTAACCTGGAATAATCGTAGAGAAACTCCAGAGGATCGGGATGGATCAGGTCCTTTCGGTTGTACTTACCATACACATCCTCCAAAAAGAGAGCCAGTCTCTCGATATCTAGATCAGCGAGGGACTTCGTTGAACGCATGGGTCGGAGCATGAGCCGGCGACTTTCCTCTCTTGACCGTATGATACTGAGCGTAGGTAAGGGGTTCCCCGTCGCCTACCACTGTGGCCCCAACGATCTCTCCAACGAAAATCCTGTGGGTATAGACCTCCGTAACGGAGATAACCCTCGCCTCCATGGTGGCCACCGCGTAATCCAGCACCAGAGGAGCGCCGGTAGAACCGACCTTATAACGACAATCTACGAATTTATCCACAGATCTGCCACACTTGAAACCGAAGGGACCGATGAAAATCATGGGGACGGTCTGATCAAGCACGGAAAGAGAAAAAACGCCGCTGCGTTCGATGTATTCGCCGGTCAGATTTTCTCTATGTATGGACACAGCGATGGTCGGAGGTTCCGCCGAAACCTGTATGGCCGAGTTAGCAATCTGACCGTTGAAACGACCGTCTTCATTGACGCTGCTAACTACGTATACACCGTAGGAAAGAGAGTACAGAGCTCTAGGATCTACTACGTTCATGATTCGAGACCTCCTCTATGTTTTTTACAACTATACCATCTAGACCTCAACATAAAGAGAAAAAGACGGAGACAGAGCTCCGTCTTTCAATACAGATCAGAAATCAAGCATTGCTGCGGTGATGCTAGCCTCTAGACCCGAATTCCTTGTCCAACATATACATGCCCCTCTTGGATCCCTCGAGATGACGGATCTTGGCCAAATTAGTAGAGGCGTTATCCTCTTCCTCCACCTGCTCCTCGACAAACCAGTTGAGCATTATCCTGCTGGCGTGATCCTTCTCCGATATGGCCATATCCATGAGATCGTCTATGCGTTTGGATATGTACCTTTCATGATCCAGCGCATCGCTGAAAACGCTGACGGGAGAATCCCACTCGGACTGAGGGGCCTCTATGGCCTGTAACGTGACTTTTCCGCCCCTCTCCATGATATAGCGATAGAACTTGAAGGCGTGTTCCATCTCTTCCTTAGCCTGAACCTCCATCCAATGAGCCATACCGGGCATATCCGTCGACTCCAGCCAAGCGGCCATAGACTGATAGAGATATGCGGAAAACATCTCCGCGTTTATCTGATCGTTCATAGCTTTTTGCATCTTCTCTGTGAATGCCATCTAAATCCCTCCAATGATATCCTATCCAGATAAAACAGGAACAATTCCTACTTATTTGCTAGGGATAGCATATCATCGACTAGAGGTTTCGTCAATGGGACTCTTTTTTTCTTATTCCTCTCTCCTCGTCGGTTCCGGGAATGACGTTATCCAAAACGCCTGCACATATTCCCGCAACCGCCATAGCCGTCTTACCTATGGCCCACAGCACCTGTCCGAAGATCCCCAGGGAGAAGAACATCTCCTGCTGTCCCTCTACCCATCCGGGCAAACCAAGCGCCATAAGGAAAGAGAACCCCACTATCATAACGTTCCTCTGGGAGTTCATGTCAGCCCTGGACAATGCCTGTATTCCCAATGCTCCTATGATGCCGAACAGAGCGATATAACACCCTCCTATTATAGGTGTCGGTATGGTCGCTACCAGAGCGCCAAGCTTCCCGATACAGCTCATGACGATCAGAAGCACAGCTCCGGTTCTAACGACCCACCTGGATCCGACTCCGGTCAGTCCTATAAGACCGATGTTCTCTGTATAAGAGGTACAGGCTACGCCGCCGCAAAGGCCTCCGATAGCACACCCCAGCCCTTCGGCTCCGATTCCTTTGTTTATGGTCTCCTCGCTGGGATCCTTCAGACCACATGCGTGGCTTACGTTGTAATAGTCGCCTATGCTCTCTATAAAGACGGCGAAGAACCCGGCAACGATAGCTCCGAAGGCCACCAGACTGAACTTAGGAGCGCCCCAAGGCGCAATGCCGGTAAACTGGAACCACTTGGCAGCGATGACACTCGAAAGATCTATATAGGCAGGATGATCAGGAGTGAAAACTCCAGAAGAACTCAGGACCAGACAGAGAAGGTAGACTATGACGACGCTGGATAGAATCGAAAATATATTGATGTAGCGATTTTTCATGCCGAGACTGAAAAGGAAGATCAGGATGACGACGGTAAGAGAGACCGGCCAATAGTTCGCCGCGTTACCCCCTATAGCTACAGGAGCAAGGGAAAAACCTATGGCCATTATGGTAGGTCCCACCGTGACAGGGGTGATGAACCTTCTAACCTTTCCCACCAGCCCCGTATATCCGATCAACGCCATGATGAAACCGCCGAGGATCAAAGCCCCTCCAATGTACTGAAGACACACGTTCGCCCCCTGAGCTCCATAAACCCCTATAATGGTCATTATAGGGGGGATGAAGCTAAAACTGGACCCCTGTACTATGGGCAGGCGGGACCCCATGGTACTGGTCTGAATCAGGGTAGCCAACCCCATAGACATATACACGCAGCTTATGAAAAAACCTATCTGGGTCGGAGTCATGTTCATGGCGGGACCGAAGATGAGAGGAACCAGGGTCGTCGCTCCGAAAAGGGTCAGAACATGCTGGGCCCCGGCCAGAACCATTATGGGAAAACGCGGTTTGTCGTCCACTCCGTAAATAAGCTTCGACATAGTAAAACCTCCTCAGTGATTTCGTCACAGGGATTGTATCATTTAGCGTAACCGGTTGCATTAACGAAGGAGAGGGAGAACGATGAAAAATAACCACGAAACGATCTTAAAATGCGCCTCTATGGTCGAAAAAGCCGAATCCGTCGCCGTGTTGAGCGGTGCGGGAGTCTCGACCAGTTCGGGGATCCCCGATTTCAGAGGTCCTAACGGTATATATAGAAGAAAATACGATGTCGATCCGGAAATGATCTTCGACATAGACTTCTTCTCCAGGGATCCCAGCTTCTTCTACAAATTTCATAGAGAATTTCTAGAGGCCCTGGAAGAGGTCTCCCCCAGCTACACCCACAAGTTTCTCGCCGCTCTCGAAAGAGAGGGGAGGTTAAAGGGTATCGTGACCCAGAATATCGACGCACTCCACCACAAGGCCGGATCGCAAAAAGTCTTGGAGATACACGGCGGAGTCTGGAAAAGCACCTGTCTCTCCTGCGGAAAAAGCTACGACTACGAGACATCCAGGAGAAAGACCATGGACGAAGATATTCCGCGATGCGAAATCTGCGGCGGAGTAATAAAACCGGACATAGTCTTCTTCGGAGAAAACGTAAAGCATCTGGAGGCAAGTCGCTCCATAATCTCTCAGGCAGACCTGCTCTTCGTGTTGGGATCGTCCCTGACAGTGGTTCCCGCCGCCCTGCTTCCCTCCTGTTGTACAGGCAGAATAGTAGTGGTAAACAAAGGAGAGGTCTCGGGAGCGTATCTCCCTCCCGACAGGATCGATCTCAGAGTAGAGGGAGATCTGGACGAATTCTTCAGAGGTTTAAACGAAAAGCTGAACCTGACGATACAATAAGGGGACGTTCGATCCCAGGAAGAGAGGAAGTAAAACATGATCCTACATCGCTCCATAAAGCTGATTTTCTGCATCGCCCTGGCTTATTCGACGCTCGCTCTAGCTCCTTCCGGTGCCATGGGGAACGTCTTGGATAGCCCGGGAATCGACATCGCCGTGCTTCCGGTTGTAAACGACACCCCTATAGAGGTATGGGAGAACAAATACTACCCGCTAGACGTCTTCGATCAAAAGGTTACCGAGGAATTCGTGACCCTCCTCATGGAATATCCATATGCCAGGGTCGTAACACTCACGAAAGAGGAAGAACCTTATTGGCTTAAAGGCGGCGCCCCGAATACCGACATCGGCATAAAGCTCCATTTCTACAAGCTAAAGATGACCGACAGAAAACATCTGGGATCCGACCGAATGGGCTACGTGGCCCTCAGGATGGAGATATTCGACGGAGTGACCAGACAACTCACCTACTCATCCTCCATCGCCGGCGAGGACAGACGTTTTACCTTCTCTCCCGGGGACGGCAGGATCTTTTATCTGACCCATCAGCCGGAGAGCGGCAAACTGCTGTTTCTCCGCCCTCTGGATCTACTACCGGTGAATAAGATGTTCCCGAGAGGGCTGGACTTCTGGCAACTATTTCCGGATCTCAAGGACGATGAACA is a window of Dethiosulfovibrio faecalis DNA encoding:
- a CDS encoding TIGR02757 family protein, which translates into the protein MRSTKSLADLDIERLALFLEDVYGKYNRKDLIHPDPLEFLYDYSRLEDREIVGLIASSLAYGRVAQILKSVSSVLAVMGSSPFDFVVAGDRSVWMRCFSGFRHRFSGSDDMVDLLCGVKRAIDLYGSLDRTMERALKETDSVFQGYGRFAEWLVGKEKKNSLLPFPGRGSACKRLMLYFRWMVRRDEVDPGGWSSLSPSDLVVPLDTHMHKISRVLGFTSRKNGDFRTAVEVTEAFGLIDPGDPVKYDFALTRFGIRDDMELKVLFEEAKPKVGGIVG
- a CDS encoding uracil-xanthine permease family protein, with translation MSKLIYGVDDKPRFPIMVLAGAQHVLTLFGATTLVPLIFGPAMNMTPTQIGFFISCVYMSMGLATLIQTSTMGSRLPIVQGSSFSFIPPIMTIIGVYGAQGANVCLQYIGGALILGGFIMALIGYTGLVGKVRRFITPVTVGPTIMAIGFSLAPVAIGGNAANYWPVSLTVVILIFLFSLGMKNRYINIFSILSSVVIVYLLCLVLSSSGVFTPDHPAYIDLSSVIAAKWFQFTGIAPWGAPKFSLVAFGAIVAGFFAVFIESIGDYYNVSHACGLKDPSEETINKGIGAEGLGCAIGGLCGGVACTSYTENIGLIGLTGVGSRWVVRTGAVLLIVMSCIGKLGALVATIPTPIIGGCYIALFGIIGALGIQALSRADMNSQRNVMIVGFSFLMALGLPGWVEGQQEMFFSLGIFGQVLWAIGKTAMAVAGICAGVLDNVIPGTDEERGIRKKESH
- a CDS encoding FlgT C-terminal domain-containing protein, which encodes MILHRSIKLIFCIALAYSTLALAPSGAMGNVLDSPGIDIAVLPVVNDTPIEVWENKYYPLDVFDQKVTEEFVTLLMEYPYARVVTLTKEEEPYWLKGGAPNTDIGIKLHFYKLKMTDRKHLGSDRMGYVALRMEIFDGVTRQLTYSSSIAGEDRRFTFSPGDGRIFYLTHQPESGKLLFLRPLDLLPVNKMFPRGLDFWQLFPDLKDDEQPMRKPLWDSFRRTPYWNAFKKALRKSRDALFDGISGYKMIGRIISPTKDELKKHLPKRRRYIISLGMVEGVREGDLLKVMRSDRYDTVDPERPVVILPSEGGTVKVLKVQSHEAIVEVVKEDKDEPIKLKDLVVMPLYIDHK
- a CDS encoding response regulator, with protein sequence MTSDKKSIFKKVLIVDDAAFIRAMLKKLIEDNGFLVAGEAENGEEAMKLYKSVQPELVIMDITMPLMDGLEATKRIRQIDPDAKIVIISARGEKPMVVKAIEAGAQDFIVKPFEVPRVLKTLNKFR
- a CDS encoding PolC-type DNA polymerase III, which codes for MDKSLWDSGFVAIDVETTGLSSRWDRIVEIGALRFTPGSEIESFQTFVYSGRPIPSEAVAIHGITDEMVEGAPGLSEASAALASFLKDEEPMVFHNPSFDLGFLDVKMREIKGSWDIIPVFDTCELARKAFPGIGGYSLVALARHFGFSGGGHHRALEDCRYSASLFYRILETIDGFRCMSLKDLISDYSFRS
- a CDS encoding flavin reductase family protein → MNVVDPRALYSLSYGVYVVSSVNEDGRFNGQIANSAIQVSAEPPTIAVSIHRENLTGEYIERSGVFSLSVLDQTVPMIFIGPFGFKCGRSVDKFVDCRYKVGSTGAPLVLDYAVATMEARVISVTEVYTHRIFVGEIVGATVVGDGEPLTYAQYHTVKRGKSPAHAPTHAFNEVPR
- a CDS encoding SIR2 family NAD-dependent protein deacylase — its product is MKNNHETILKCASMVEKAESVAVLSGAGVSTSSGIPDFRGPNGIYRRKYDVDPEMIFDIDFFSRDPSFFYKFHREFLEALEEVSPSYTHKFLAALEREGRLKGIVTQNIDALHHKAGSQKVLEIHGGVWKSTCLSCGKSYDYETSRRKTMDEDIPRCEICGGVIKPDIVFFGENVKHLEASRSIISQADLLFVLGSSLTVVPAALLPSCCTGRIVVVNKGEVSGAYLPPDRIDLRVEGDLDEFFRGLNEKLNLTIQ
- a CDS encoding ferritin, whose product is MAFTEKMQKAMNDQINAEMFSAYLYQSMAAWLESTDMPGMAHWMEVQAKEEMEHAFKFYRYIMERGGKVTLQAIEAPQSEWDSPVSVFSDALDHERYISKRIDDLMDMAISEKDHASRIMLNWFVEEQVEEEDNASTNLAKIRHLEGSKRGMYMLDKEFGSRG
- a CDS encoding MFS transporter; the protein is MKENNRSILAWCLYDVGNSAFATTIMAVIYPIYFQQVAASTLSPSSATAYWGYASSLGLLIGAFIAPFLGTFADIRSIRKGIVAIFTALGALSALAMGTIESGDWKTALFLLVLGSVGFSGSAICYDSLLPHIVPVERMDEISTKGYAMGYLGGGTLLALNLGTMSLFPGGLGARLSFMSVGLWWIAFAVPLMIAVPEPQREFPAGSDRMGTLASLAKTFREIREYRDAFVFLLAFWLYNDGIGTVIRMSAIFGAQVGLDRKSMVMALLATQFIGIPFSLLFGKIAKKIGSKKSLYGALSWYLLIAIGAYWMRTSLHFWMLAISVGMVQGGAQAISRSIYASMLPPERSAEFFGFYDISSKFAGIAGPAAFGIITQLTGSPRLAVLAVGSTFIIGLFLLSFVDVDRGRQKGIMRRPR